A portion of the Parasteatoda tepidariorum isolate YZ-2023 chromosome 5, CAS_Ptep_4.0, whole genome shotgun sequence genome contains these proteins:
- the LOC107443909 gene encoding zinc finger protein 271 — MSFENKLPIASNSSVETKTNPLSCNICNRIFSRKDNLIKHKLVHTGEKPYSCIICNKRFSEKTSLTNHYLIHTGEKPYSCSTCNKSFSRKSELNRHSFVHSSKKPHACSFCDKCFSTSSDLTIHKRVHTGEKPYACSICTMTFARKVYLTRHNLVHTGEKPYSCCICNKSFSANTDLTKHKRIHTGEKPYACSICNMTFSRKSYLTRHNLTHTGEKPYSCSVCNRSFAGISDLTIHKTVHTDEKPFVCNICNRTFSRKRYLAYHILTHTGEKKYSCSLCNKSFSRKSSLNKHKCVHTRKNLTCS; from the coding sequence ATGTCTTTTGAAAATAAGCTACCAATAGCCAGCAATAGTTCAGTTGAAACTAAAACAAACCCTTTGTCTTGTAATATATGCAATAGgattttttctagaaaagatAATCTAATCAAACACAAACTTGTTCATACGGGTGAAAAACCCTATTCTTGCATTATTTGTAATAAGAGATTTTCTGAGAAGACTAGTTTAACAAATCACTACCTTATccatactggtgagaagccttattcttgtagtacatgtaataagagtttttctcgAAAATCTGAATTAAACAGGCACAGCTTTGTCCATTCTAGCAAAAAACCTCACGCTTGTAGTTTTTGTGATAAGTGTTTTTCAACTAGCAGTGATTTAACTATCCACAAACGTGTTCATACCGGTGAGAAACCATACGCTTGTAGTATATGCACTATGACTTTTGCCAGAAAAGTCTATTTAACTAGACACAACTTggttcatactggtgaaaaaccaTATTCTTGttgtatatgtaataagagtttttcagcAAACACAGATTTAACTAAACACAAACGGattcatactggtgaaaagCCTTATGCTTGCAGTATATGTAATATGACTTTTTCgcgaaaaagttatttaactaGACACAACTTGACTCATACTGGTGAAAAGCCATATTCTTGTAGTGTTTGTAACAGGAGTTTTGCAGGGATCAGTGATTTAACCATACACAAGACTGTTCATACTGATGAAAAACCTTTTGTTTGTAATATATGTAATAGGACTTTTTCCCGAAAACGCTATTTAGCTTACCATATCTTGACTCATactggtgaaaaaaaatattcctgtagtttatgtaataaaagtttttcacggaagagttctttaaataaacacaaatgtGTTCATACCCGTAAAAACCTTACTTGTAGTTGA